aaaatataaattacactTAAATTTAAAGGTGCATGGTATGAACTCATAAACAGTCTTGGTATATAATGAAGATAATATTTTTGAGATAATTCCttagttttactatttttttaaatctatttcaCTTAATATCGTTGAAAAGTATATTTAAGCCAATTTAGGTCAGCTTGCGAAATACCTTATCGATTCAGCGCATGTGATAACATTAGCCTCACATGACAGTTAGTATGGTGTATTTAAATCATACGGTATCATTTAGCAGgtaaatatagttatataccttaaatataaagtatttacCCCAGGGAGGATTAAGACGCGGGTAAAATCATTTCGAAAACTTTGTGAACTGAAAAACATCATATTGGagatattaaattataataataatttatttatttttgaaatcgAAAACACTTTACCTGAAGTGATACGATTCGTATTGTAAAATACAATACTAACTGTTATAGCATCGTCATTAAGTCTGtaccaaaaatacaacaatgtcGAAAGAACAGGAGGCGTTTGCTCAAAGAACTGCACCAGAGTATCATGGTGCTTCAAACCCGGAGTACGGTACACAAAACAACCAGAATGGTACAAGAGTAATGCCCGGACCGGTAACTCAGGGACCGACGGGACCTCAAGAAACTGGCTATGCGTATTATGCAGCACCACCAAGGCCCATCCGTGGAAAGAAGTCGGTGATTGAAGCTTACCTGTTATGGCTGATTTTGGGTCTGCTCGGAGGTCACCATTTCTATCTTAAGGTGAGTCGAAAATGAGAGAATGTTTTTACTAATTAATAGTATTTAGATTATACTAATTTATGTTTGTTCGACTGTGACTAGAACTCATAGATTTTATAATCAGTCTCGATTTCATTTCCTGGATAGAAACTAGTACTTGTGTcaattttgagaggccatgtgGAAGAAGCCATAGTGGGGCTCGAACTCTCACCATTTTGAATGAGAGGCAAACACCTATAGGCTATACCATTTCAGCACTTCAATATAGTATTTCAAGTTGTTCAAAGTTCTTATTTGTGTATTCTGTTCTTGTTTTAATCTAGTGAGAAAAGTTAATGTAATAATATCCAAAAAGTAAAGCAAATTACATTAACGCAATGTTTAAGATGACACTTGCGGTCAGCAAATATTTCATTCGTACCTTTGTAGCTATTGAAGCCATAAgcttatatatctatatatcatTATTGAGATCATTCTTATGGTACAATACCTTATTGAAAGCTCAAGAGAACGTTTTCCTGGTGTGACTCGAACTCCtgacttatttttttaagagaCGTATAGCCACGACCCAGCCGAAATGTCGTCCCCATTTTATCCAACATAAATTCAAcatcaaatgattttttcagAGGCCCGGCTTTGCGGTTCTGTACATTTTCACGTTCGGGTTAGGCGGGGTTGGTTGGTTCATCGACCTATTCAGGCTGCCTTACCTCGTGTCCAGGTGTAATAAACTCGACCATGAAAACGCGACAGACAACAAGAAGACAATAAGTGACGCCTACACCTTATGGTTCCCATTTGGTCTTCTAGGTAAGTTATTCAGTCgattgtaacaactcggccatctccggcaaggttcgagatagtcaattctgttggatactggccgaggaATTCCGATTAGTATTCAGTGACTCTTAATAAGGCTTAACCTAGGTTCCCCGGAACTCCATATGCTGTCGGTATCATCGAATTATGTTTCTTTTGAAACCGATATGCATTAAGTATTTAGACATAAATACGATAATTATTAAGCGTTCTCTGACGTCACTATTTTCCCATAATTCTCTGATAAGTGGCGCTGTTATTAGCGATAATTTCATTGTTAAGCGCGCCGCCAGCCGAGCGGTTcattgtttatagtttaaatttaatatctgagGTACCGaatcatgttttttaaacaatatgcaTAACGCGTACAGAAGAAGAGATGAGATTCCCCTGCTACTGGGACGAATGGTAcccttttttctttctttttttaaaccgAATGCGCAAGTCTATCGCATGCCTACAAATGTCATTTAAAGGCCTGGTTTCCTTCTCtaataagtgacccccccccccctcaaaaaaacaaaacaaaaacaaacaacaaaaaaaaacgtgtatagtaaacaacctctgtgtatctgagtatcctgctgtgcagttttggaggtgttttttttatagaaatggCCCCtgaatggccctgagccaataaacaaatacacaggaaattgccccctactgtgacatcagtgcaatttgcaggagatgcacagcaggggattgtcatgccaaatattccttaaactaggtCTTTAAAACAGGAAGTAACCAGAGGAATAGCACAATAAATATGTTCAGAGCAGGAAGAAAAATGCAACGGATTCCAATAAGATGATTCACAAAAGAACACATCTCAATTGTCTGGAAAGCTGCCGAAAAgcttatttttcttaaagcgtcaGTAACGCCTTTTTAATAGccataaatatctttttttttcgaatgtaaatatgaaacactgcgatctgatctttttcaGCAGTTTTGTTTCATTGGTTTTTagacattaacgcaaaaaaagaagttttcaaaacggtcaatctgtgagagtgtagctttaatgGATCTATCAGAAAACAAGCTTATTTCTCGATCGTATTCCTAAAGATATATGAATGATATGTTCTTCCCTGACTATGCTTTCAGGGTTCCACCATTTCTACCTGAACCGGCCCGCTTTCGGCGTGCTGTACTTGTTTACATTCGGCGTGTTCGGTATCGGTTGGTTGGTGGACCTGTTCCGGATACCCTCCCTCGTTAAACAGGCAAACGAAACCCCCCGTAGcgagaaggtaacacattaatcGTATTAATGTTGTGAACTAGACAGTATAAAGTATTGATCATTTAACATTAGAGGAGCCATACTCCGGTGCGCACCGTTGGACGTTTGCTCCCCTCCGACAGGAACCGGAAAGTATACGGCCTAAATGCTGTTTGGGGAGTTTTTGAAACCAACCTACCACATGCTCATTTTCTTCATTCCAGTTTAAAACGATGTATTCTGGCAGTAGTACTTTACTGATACAGATCCTTTCTAGGTAGAAAAACTGTTcctagcatttttttttaaaataacccTCATTTGTATTTTGCATTCAGGCAAGAAAAACAAAGCACCCTAAAATAACTATGTGTCACTTTAGTTGAGagttcatttaataatatttatagtgTTGAAGCCAGTTCATCTTTTCCAAGGCCTGACTGTTTCGTTGTATTGGGTATACTTTACTGGATGCATCGACAAAATACAAAGTTGTGGagctttattttaaagaaatgcggTTGTGATATACTCACCGCATGTGTCTGTACATGCATTGACCTTTTTGTTGGATACTGAGaataataactaaaaataatacatatatatacttaaGACTTCTTTTTTACATGTAGGATCTGTTCACATTCACACCATTCCTTTTCTTTACTGGAAAACACGACTTTTTCAAAATCGTCTTACAGGATAAGAGTGTGGGAGCTGCCTACGCCCTCGGGATGTCTCCACTCGGAATTCTCGGCGCTCATCATTTCTACCTGAACAGGCCCGAGTTCGGCATCTTTTACTTCTTCACATTCGGAAACTTCGGTGTTGGTTGGATCGTAGATTGGTTCCGAATGCCGGTTGTCGTGAAACGTACAAACAAGCACCTGCTGCTTGGTAACAACGGCACGCGCTACCTTGACGACGCATATCTATTGTGGTTTCCATTTGGTGagtattttcaatattaagCAATCTGCCATGAATAAAAAATTCTCAGAGTGAAATCGTATCCTATTATACGCCATTCGGATTTGAAGTTAAGTCGGAGGAGATCATCCTCTTTTGACCTTTGCATCACCGGCGCCCAGCACTACTACATGTGAAGTACGCTCCTTATAAGCCGTTTCTACATGCAGAGACTGTTATTGGGCTCGGTCTACTTTCTCACATTCAACAAGATGGGGATTGGCTAGGTTGTGGATGGGGAgtaatgtacatatacatgtacatatacacaATTCTATTCATGCATCATCGGTGCTCTAGTATTCCACCCTTACGTATACATGTAGGTCATCATGCGGCTTGCTCTACTACTTCACATTGATTTATAACAAGATCATAGACTGATAGCCATGCACGAACGCCGTCATTTATATCTATTCAAGACGTTTTTGGCGTTCACCATTTTCACCAACTCGGGGCGTGTTCTACTTTCCCCCACTCGGCCTAATGTTGACTGGATGGCTTATGGATTGATGCCAAAAAGTCATTATATACACATTTACTCTtcttttgaatataaatttgaatattaaaagtGAAGGGAATCGactaagttaagaaatgacttaagatgttatATGAATACCAGCCCAAGATTTAATTATAGACGGATGTCGGGTAGCCATAAACACCGtagtcatatatttttatattgtaattatttatcaaGGTCTCCTTGGCGCCCATCACTTCTACCTTCGAAGGCCGCTATGGGGCCTCCTCTACTTCTTCACATTTGGCCTAATGGGGATTGGCTGGATGGTGGACGGCTGCCGGATGCATTGCCTTGTCAAGCAGGCGAACAAGCTTAACGACGAAAACAGGCGACTGGCGGTCGGTCACGGACGTACTGGCTACCAGGGTGAGCTTCCGTAATTagtatatgtttatacataGAAAACTcgtaattatgaaataaattaatggcTATAATATTACTGTTTCctaacatttatgtttaaacgacTAGTAGATATTCAGATTTGGTGAATTTGTGTAAACACCGAAACAAAGGATTTCGTACTTGGTAAAAGTAGGTGGAATGTTTCTTACATAAGTAAAAGTTTACATAAACAACAACTACAATACTCGAAGACCAACAAAACACACGCACAAGCGAAAgacgttttgtatttttttaaaccttcTGCTTCAATGGAATTGTTTTTCTTCCAGGCGTCATCATTTCAACACCTGGTATGGCCCCATCCACTGAAGGCTACGGCGCCCCTGTGAACTTTGGCCAGGTAGTAGCCCCGCCTATGTACCAACCTGGTCAACTATATCCGAGACAGCAGGGAGCGTATCCCCATCAGCAGGGCACGTATCCCCACCAGCAGGGCGCGTATCCCCAGCAACAGGAACCGTATCCAACACAACCAGGGATTTACCCACCACCTCAAATGGAAGGAGCTCAACCACCAGCTTACCAAAGCGCGCATCCTGGTGAGATATGGAATATGTAACGATACAATATCATATCCTAGAAAACAACCTactttttcagccaatgaaattgtagataggcaatcattaaatACTAGGCTTTATCATTATGAGTTCCAACTTTCGCGGGATTTCAAAGATCCGCTACTCacaatccctgcgtcagattttgcattgacaCTGTGTCAGCCagtgaggttgtattctaagacagttaGATGACCTCTAGCAATTACATAATGTATTGAATAAAACTAGGTCTTATCTAAAAgtatattgtattttcttaGTTAAGACTGTGGCTACGCAAAGTGTACACCATAGATGAATAAAACACTCCATGGCTACCATTCTACTAGTATAATAAGATATGTATGCATACTTaactttatttatgttttgacgTTTGTCGTTATAAATATGCCTTGATTTATTTTCCCCACAGCACCCTCATACATGGAGCAGCCACCACCTTACCAGAATCCTCCACCAACTACCAAAGTGTGAGGGACAGTGTTCTATGCATTCCATGGCCACGCAGTCCGAGACGCTGCACTACCACTATTGCGACATACAAAACTAGTGTAGTTCGTCAAATCAAATAATTCTAGCATTTTGACACTGAACTGAATTTTGACCGTGTGCGATCGTCATCATGACTTTGATTTACCAAAAACATTATCCGGTGATTTTATTGTTACGAGTTTAAATTAAGGCGATACGAAATTTAGCGATGCCTTTCGTCGTTTTTACGCATCGCTGCAGATTAACTTTACTGATTGACTAGCTCTTACATTTTATTAGaggaaaatgatatataaaatggACGAAAGGAAAACCTGAAAGAgatcattaatataatttatcaattaatttaattgattgtttACTACACTGCATGCATGATATTATATTTGACCGTTTCTGTAGTAAGTCCTATAACCTTGCAAATTTGTCAATGAATATACAAGTGTTCGCTATTAACAAAGTTACACAGTTTAAACTTTCAAAGCTATTGAAATTGTTAATCAGTTGTGTAGACATTGgatgattgttcagaactttgttaataacgttgttaacgtcatgttattaactttcaaatctaCTCTGGAAGTTACATGGACAAGTTTGTGATCTGAATTTTTTCTAATAATATTTAAGACTTTTGTTTCAGCTTATCttgtttcattgttatatatgagtacatcataaaacatcataacatattttacctGTTGACAATGCCGTAGTTATTCACGTTGTTCGGAAAATCGGCCCATTGTGAGTTGCTACAATGGTGCATTGATTGTTTTTCTCTATACTATGTTTgattatgtgttgttgttttttttttaaatggctaGTGTATGCTCGACCATTGTAATGATTGATAAAATAGAACGTATACAAATCATTGCAAGTGTTGTAATCAAAACTGATTGTATGTctcatttaacatttatgtacaatacattttacatgttgtacatgtacaatgatattAGGagtatgatatttttattacactCTGCTCTCGCTCTTAGTATTGTGTCTTCTTAATGTGCTTTAATATGATGGACTTCCGTGATATATGGTCGGCATAAAGCgcttttaaagatatatttagagaaaaaaatgaaaaaaaaatatttttgttattgaagTTATAGCTCATTCAAAAACCCACACAGCAAACGTCATAGCTTTCAGGGGTGGACGTAGGATTTGACGTCAGAGGGAGTTGCACGTCGGGGATGCAATTTAGAATGTGATTCCCGCCCCCATGTCGTGGAATGGGGGAGGGGAAGGGATTAGGACCTCCCTCAATAAATCTTTGGCGTTTATAATTTAGTCTACAAAGCTGCATTCTGCTGTACTATTTGCACCTTTTCTTATTGTACTGAACCGTTTCATGGGCTATTTATTAAGAGGTTTGAGGTTCGTCTACCACGCGCCCTGGACCCGCTAGTGGCGTTAGGAGGAAATATTTCTCGGATATACTTCGTTAATTTATTACCGAATATAAATGCGAAAGGCGACACCACAAAGTTTTAAAAGTTCAATTGTTCATAAGTTTTCACTACTTCTACTTGAAGGTAGCACATATTGTCACAGAGACTATCAACGAAAGAActgatatttattattgaaatacaagttttttttattatatgctttccggtggtctatagagatttatcagtgaaattaaattgatatttcactgttttgaaattttagcccgcactaagttttaaatcaaacgtcagcgcgcacagggctgggacagaCTTCCAACGACGCCATTTCCGAAATGACCTTACAAGTGCACACAATTTGATTCGTTTTTCTAAAGAAgtgtaataaaatttatttttcactacaattttaggcatatatatatatgataaaaagaacaattgtttgtttcagtgtaagtgATCACTATATTTCATCTCCTGAACACCAAAGATGATTAAAACTTGGCCCGCGTATACAGACAGTGTTAACATGCTCTGGGACCATAATTATTGCGCTCAGGAAAATtaagacaaatgtaaaatatatacttaaaatttGGCCGAAATAATAGACTGCTagatttgaaattatattaacatagatataaagcTTATTTCTAAAGCATCTATAAATCCTCCATTTAAGGATACACACCATCAGAAAGCATAAAAGTTgagaaaataatacaatattcaaTATCCTAAAATAACAGTAGAAAGAAATACGGATTAACCAAAAAGTCCGTAATAGCAAAGTTATTATTAAGATATGTGTTATGCATATTTGTAAGAGGGTGCCATGCGGTGCCCCGATCCCTGGTAGCACGTATGTTTCTGGGGAAATAAGAGGGACTTCATTGGAgtctcaaaaagaaaaaaaagaactCGTCCgacaaaatgataataatataagaatagGATGAAAGGGAGGGAGAAAACAAacgtccgaaccggattaaaactatataacaagtgagaaaggcgccaaataaagaagggcggacaaCTAATCTTACGGCAATGAGAAAGAGTTAACTTGATAATTCttaaatttcctcaaaatttgttaaattacaaacagtctcagtCCTGGGTTAAGACTCG
The DNA window shown above is from Mya arenaria isolate MELC-2E11 chromosome 6, ASM2691426v1 and carries:
- the LOC128236572 gene encoding uncharacterized protein LOC128236572, which encodes MSKEQEAFAQRTAPEYHGASNPEYGTQNNQNGTRVMPGPVTQGPTGPQETGYAYYAAPPRPIRGKKSVIEAYLLWLILGLLGGHHFYLKRPGFAVLYIFTFGLGGVGWFIDLFRLPYLVSRCNKLDHENATDNKKTISDAYTLWFPFGLLGFHHFYLNRPAFGVLYLFTFGVFGIGWLVDLFRIPSLVKQANETPRSEKDKSVGAAYALGMSPLGILGAHHFYLNRPEFGIFYFFTFGNFGVGWIVDWFRMPVVVKRTNKHLLLGNNGTRYLDDAYLLWFPFGLLGAHHFYLRRPLWGLLYFFTFGLMGIGWMVDGCRMHCLVKQANKLNDENRRLAVGHGRTGYQGVIISTPGMAPSTEGYGAPVNFGQVVAPPMYQPGQLYPRQQGAYPHQQGTYPHQQGAYPQQQEPYPTQPGIYPPPQMEGAQPPAYQSAHPAPSYMEQPPPYQNPPPTTKV